The Candidatus Hydrogenedentota bacterium genome has a window encoding:
- a CDS encoding ADP-ribosylglycohydrolase family protein, whose translation MPYFAELQRCLEQALHWADLRHEQDADAAAIVRRLRREIERAERDLRGLTRSPAEQEREPDALGAIRALRPDGPRRLWPRLMRAGLRDRLKGAWLGRAAGCTLGVPVENWPLEAMERLARQSGASFPPEDYWPLHPSPDELRYGTSHMRDYLRGRITHAPVDDDLAYTLLGLLVLERFGRDFTTADTGAAWVRLLPMACTAEDVALRNLKKGVPALKAGEVDNPYQEWIGADIRSDPWGYAAPGWPEMAASMAYRDAFLSHRGNGVYGAMFFAATIAAAFAAACPVEALHIGLTEIPRDCRLARDVRWALRTAPRLKDWRDARRRVDKRFAGMHPVHTNNNACLTVFGLLLGQGDFTKTIAATVAMGLDNDCTAATAGSILGAIIGARNIPPHWWKPFRGKMRSYLKGHPWFRNDEVVARFLRAAERTWAVAQAEPAPGRRVDAPGARP comes from the coding sequence ATGCCGTATTTCGCCGAATTGCAGCGCTGCCTGGAACAGGCCCTTCACTGGGCCGACCTGCGCCACGAGCAGGACGCGGACGCGGCGGCCATCGTGCGGCGGCTGCGCCGGGAGATTGAGCGGGCGGAACGCGATTTGCGCGGCCTGACGCGGTCACCAGCCGAACAGGAACGCGAGCCCGACGCGCTGGGAGCCATCCGCGCACTGCGCCCGGACGGACCACGCCGCCTCTGGCCACGGCTCATGCGCGCAGGCCTGCGCGACCGGCTCAAGGGCGCATGGCTCGGGCGCGCCGCCGGCTGTACGCTGGGCGTGCCCGTCGAAAACTGGCCCCTTGAGGCGATGGAGCGCCTGGCGCGGCAGTCCGGCGCGTCCTTCCCGCCGGAGGACTACTGGCCCTTGCATCCGTCGCCGGACGAACTCCGCTATGGAACCAGTCATATGCGCGACTACCTGCGCGGCCGCATCACGCACGCGCCCGTCGACGATGACCTGGCCTATACGCTGCTCGGTCTGCTGGTCCTGGAACGCTTCGGACGGGATTTCACCACGGCGGACACCGGCGCGGCATGGGTGCGGCTGCTGCCCATGGCCTGTACCGCGGAGGACGTTGCCCTGCGCAATCTGAAGAAGGGCGTGCCTGCGTTGAAGGCCGGGGAAGTCGACAATCCATATCAGGAGTGGATCGGCGCGGACATACGCAGCGACCCCTGGGGCTACGCCGCGCCCGGTTGGCCGGAAATGGCCGCATCGATGGCCTATCGCGACGCATTTCTGTCGCATCGCGGCAATGGCGTTTACGGGGCCATGTTCTTTGCCGCGACGATTGCGGCGGCCTTCGCGGCCGCTTGTCCCGTCGAGGCGCTGCACATCGGTTTGACAGAAATTCCCCGCGATTGCCGGCTCGCGCGCGACGTCCGCTGGGCGCTGCGGACCGCGCCGCGGCTGAAAGACTGGCGCGACGCGCGGCGGCGAGTGGACAAGCGCTTCGCCGGCATGCACCCGGTGCACACGAACAACAACGCGTGTCTCACGGTCTTCGGCCTCCTGCTGGGACAAGGCGACTTCACGAAGACCATTGCCGCCACCGTGGCGATGGGCCTCGACAACGACTGCACTGCCGCGACGGCGGGCTCCATCCTGGGCGCGATCATCGGCGCGCGAAACATTCCGCCGCACTGGTGGAAGCCCTTCCGCGGCAAGATGCGGAGTTATCTCAAGGGGCATCCCTGGTTCCGCAACGACGAAGTCGTCGCGCGTTTCCTGCGCGCCGCGGAGCGGACCTGGGCCGTCGCACAGGCGGAACCCGCGCCTGGCCGCCGCGTTGACGCGCCGGGCGCGCGCCCATAG